The genomic segment AGCAGGCGCTCGACTACCGTACGCGCCAGGGGGGAGCGAAGTGAGCGAGACCGCGGTCGGCGTCGTCACAGCGCTCGCCCAGGCACGCAGGGCCACCCAGCTCTACCCGCCCACGCACCCGAGCTTCGCCGAGGCGGTCGAGGGGCTCGTGACCGCCGTGCGCGCCGCAGCCGCGGCCGCGCCGTTCACGCTCAATTGGCACCAGGGGCGCCTCTACCACGAGAGCGCCGTGCTCCCCGACGACCTGCCCGGCATGGCGGCGATGGCCGAGGCGTTCGAGGCCAGGCGCATCGAGAGCATGGGCCTGCACGCCGGCTTCGGCGAGACCGATGCGCTCGGCCTGACCGAGGTGCTCGCCTTGAAGCCCGGCCCCGACCTCGACGTGGACGCTGAGCTCGCCAGCCGCGGCGTCTCCAACGTCTCGATCCAGTTCCTCGCCGACGACGACGAGGAGCGCGAGGAGCGGGACCGCAAGCGCGAGGCCGACCGCGGCATGTACAACCAGCTCATCTCGATGCTGCGCGCCGCTCAGGCGCAGATGGCGCGCGGCGGCACCGCCGACCTCGGCCATGCGAGCGGCGTGGTCGCCGGTATCGCGGGCCGCCTCGGCGAAGACCAGGCCGCCATCCTCGCGATGGCCACGATGCGCGCCAAGACCGAGGCGGACCTCTTCCACTCCACCAACGTGATGATCTACGCGCTGACGCTCGGCACCTCGCTCGGGCTGCCGGACGAGGGGCTCACCTCGCTCGGGCTCTCGGCGCTGCTGCACGACATCGGCAAGTCGGCGTTCGACACGGCCGACGAGCACCAGGCGCAGGCCATCAAGCTCATGCACCCGTCGGTGGGCGCGCAGATCCTCGGCCGCCTGCCCGGTGAGGACAAGGCGTCGATGCTGGTGGCGTACGAGCACCACATGGGGATGGACGGCTCCGGCTACCCCGAACGCCCGGCCGACTA from the Actinomycetota bacterium genome contains:
- a CDS encoding HD domain-containing protein, which translates into the protein MSETAVGVVTALAQARRATQLYPPTHPSFAEAVEGLVTAVRAAAAAAPFTLNWHQGRLYHESAVLPDDLPGMAAMAEAFEARRIESMGLHAGFGETDALGLTEVLALKPGPDLDVDAELASRGVSNVSIQFLADDDEEREERDRKREADRGMYNQLISMLRAAQAQMARGGTADLGHASGVVAGIAGRLGEDQAAILAMATMRAKTEADLFHSTNVMIYALTLGTSLGLPDEGLTSLGLSALLHDIGKSAFDTADEHQAQAIKLMHPSVGAQILGRLPGEDKASMLVAYEHHMGMDGSGYPERPADYIPHPYSRMIAIADRYENLTKPDPFGVAQTPDRAVVQILREARGPLDALFTRLFVKAIGVFPVGCLVRLSDMRVAVVAGHGNDALLPKVRVIYDENGIELEEPVELLPDEAQVTIIEVIDPDALAL